TTGAGAAGCGGCGCTGCGCGGGTGCCACCTCGGGATGTCGACGCGAATCGATCTACTAGGCTGTCCGCCGTGAACTCTTCTTCCCCGGTCGGCCCGCTACTTGTCAGTGCCTGCTTGGCCGGTTATGCGTGCCGGTACGACGGCGTCGCCAAGTCGGACCGCGACGTCGCCGGCCTGGCCGCCGAGGGACTGGCTCTGCCGTTGTGTGCCGAGGTCATGGGTGGCTTGCCGATTCCACGCTCGCCTGCGGAGATCGTCGGAGGAGACGGTGATGATGTGCTCGACGGGAATGCCCGCGTGATCACTCGCGATGGCGAGGATGTGACCGACGCCTTCCTCCGGGG
This genomic stretch from Actinomyces qiguomingii harbors:
- a CDS encoding DUF523 domain-containing protein, giving the protein MNSSSPVGPLLVSACLAGYACRYDGVAKSDRDVAGLAAEGLALPLCAEVMGGLPIPRSPAEIVGGDGDDVLDGNARVITRDGEDVTDAFLRGADAVATVAAQAGCPAAILQERSPSCGVRSIYDGTHSGRRKEGCGVLTAALRRRGIAVVTTGAAWERRA